One part of the Bacteroidia bacterium genome encodes these proteins:
- a CDS encoding acetyltransferase, with translation MPKQVALFGYSGHAFVACEILYDMQRSILGYYELNRKDLNPFKLPYLGTDDSIDKRSLPAFTDFFVSIGENAVRKKLSEKMKDIWGDPVNIIHPTAWVARTAELGNGVMIAPNSNISSLVKIRDGVICNTSSTIEHECQIGEFAHIAPGATLCGNVTIGSGTLVGANAVVKPGITIGKNVIIGAGTVVVKPIKDNSIVIGNPQHAL, from the coding sequence ATGCCTAAACAAGTAGCCCTTTTTGGATATTCAGGACATGCATTTGTGGCGTGTGAGATTCTTTACGATATGCAAAGAAGTATCCTTGGCTATTATGAATTAAACAGAAAGGACCTTAACCCTTTTAAACTGCCTTACCTGGGTACAGATGATTCTATTGATAAAAGAAGCCTTCCGGCTTTTACAGATTTCTTTGTATCGATTGGAGAAAATGCAGTCCGCAAAAAGCTAAGTGAAAAAATGAAGGATATCTGGGGAGATCCGGTCAACATCATCCATCCTACAGCCTGGGTAGCAAGAACTGCAGAGCTGGGAAATGGAGTAATGATCGCCCCAAATTCAAATATCAGTTCTTTAGTAAAAATTAGGGATGGAGTAATATGTAATACTTCCTCCACCATTGAACATGAATGCCAAATTGGAGAATTTGCACATATCGCTCCCGGTGCAACTCTCTGCGGCAATGTCACAATTGGTTCAGGAACTCTTGTGGGAGCAAATGCTGTTGTAAAACCAGGAATTACCATAGGAAAAAACGTGATCATCGGGGCTGGCACCGTTGTCGTCAAGCCCATCAAAGACAATTCTATCGTTATCGGAAACCCACAACATGCCCTATGA
- a CDS encoding ArsR family transcriptional regulator translates to MIETLISSKTRIKLLLKFFLNSNNRTYLRSLAQEFNESTNAIRLELNRFEEAGMLYSELEGNKKFFSANIKHPLFKEVHNIIRKYVGIDHIVEHIVKQLGNLQQVYLVGKFSQGLNSEIIDLVFVGEIEKNYLIDLIEKAEPLIQRKIRYVCYDSDEFGPDKLELYQPAPLLLWERGKD, encoded by the coding sequence ATGATTGAGACCCTTATATCATCCAAGACCCGAATCAAGTTATTGCTCAAATTCTTTTTGAACAGCAATAATCGAACGTATTTACGGAGTCTTGCTCAGGAATTCAATGAATCTACCAATGCCATAAGGCTTGAATTGAATCGATTTGAGGAAGCCGGAATGCTTTATTCTGAGCTGGAAGGCAACAAGAAATTTTTCAGTGCCAATATCAAGCATCCTTTATTCAAGGAAGTTCACAACATTATCCGCAAGTATGTGGGCATAGATCATATTGTCGAACACATAGTCAAGCAATTAGGAAATCTCCAACAGGTTTACCTGGTAGGCAAATTTTCTCAAGGATTGAATAGCGAAATTATAGACCTGGTTTTTGTAGGCGAAATAGAGAAGAATTACCTCATCGATTTGATAGAGAAAGCGGAACCTTTGATTCAGAGAAAGATACGATATGTATGTTATGATAGCGATGAGTTTGGACCAGACAAATTAGAACTCTATCAACCCGCACCTCTATTGCTATGGGAAAGAGGAAAGGACTAG
- a CDS encoding DUF1080 domain-containing protein codes for MKLHYSIGVMLIFSLYSCESKVEQENQDKPAENQAYSLTEAEKAAGWELMFDGKTTEGWHSYLEEGVQGWKVVDGALRTEGGNSDLVSDALYENFELELEWKIDEKGNSGIIYLVDEKQENKATSVSGPEYQIIDNENYPSPLNETQLSGANYALHPPLISASNPAGDYNHARLSVLNGEVEHWLNGKKVVAYTLWTPEWEAIVDTTKFGKVPTYGRTKKGRIAFQDHGDGVSFRNIRIRNRD; via the coding sequence ATGAAACTACACTACTCAATCGGCGTAATGCTGATCTTTTCCCTATATAGTTGCGAATCAAAAGTAGAGCAGGAAAATCAGGATAAGCCTGCAGAAAATCAGGCCTATAGCCTTACCGAAGCTGAAAAGGCTGCGGGTTGGGAATTGATGTTTGATGGAAAAACAACAGAGGGATGGCATAGCTATTTGGAAGAAGGAGTTCAGGGATGGAAAGTGGTGGATGGTGCTTTGAGAACGGAAGGAGGAAATAGCGATTTGGTAAGTGATGCTTTATACGAAAATTTTGAACTGGAGCTGGAATGGAAGATAGATGAAAAAGGAAATAGTGGGATCATTTATCTGGTGGATGAAAAGCAGGAAAATAAGGCGACCTCTGTAAGCGGCCCTGAATATCAGATTATAGACAATGAAAATTATCCCAGTCCTTTAAACGAAACCCAGCTAAGCGGGGCCAATTATGCCCTGCATCCTCCCCTGATTTCGGCTAGTAATCCGGCAGGTGATTATAATCATGCTCGCCTGAGTGTGCTCAATGGAGAAGTTGAACACTGGCTAAATGGGAAAAAAGTAGTAGCCTATACTTTGTGGACCCCAGAATGGGAAGCCATTGTGGATACAACCAAGTTTGGAAAAGTACCTACCTATGGTCGAACAAAAAAAGGAAGAATTGCCTTTCAGGATCATGGAGATGGAGTGAGCTTTCGAAATATTAGAATTCGGAATAGAGATTAG
- a CDS encoding T9SS type A sorting domain-containing protein produces the protein MHLLLPYSKKLTEKALHILGCLALSLLFPLHSYGFAPIVDLGADTISCGNSIVLDAGNAGASFNWSTGESSQSITVSTSGIYWVDVTDGSGTSRDSIGVSILSNLPTPVLNDTSICLGEELTVSIPDLGDGTVWYDSSTGGNPIGSGSTFTLSPDVTTNIYPEYFHYVSDRVGLVDTTFGTIRYLRSIGNGQRFKVETAAKVNAIHTYADGPVTFELRVHDSDGDLLMSKSVTIPTAFVKTRIPIGMEFPKGEDYTITAHNFSGAGSLAISFSTVPAFPYTIPGAFEVKSSFTPFPNNRLYYFFDWEVEIPSCPGARGQAEVSVLPTPEINLGNDTILCQGVGGPLVLDATNAGASYLWQDGSTNPTVTVVETDTFTVIANIGNCIDTDEIAVFVLDVPDPSLLMDTTVCGPQEVVLSGDIVPTPSYVFWRGESGGLLEVAPDYSRFIEDTFRLSIENVNSKSFQLGPEDLSISTAVRNDGFDTRGIKFDALQDVLIRSLAVFPISTQNFSFEIVVLDSNRVEIGRYPQFLVPPYSKEVLTVNIFLPKGNGYTLEVQNRVGGNIFRNDLPEPKFPFVLEGIARIPASSSLTNTATNQYNYLYDLEVVPYTTSCRSPIRNVTVNVNVPLNMQDSIYSCTDFILDPGVFATNYLWNTNSQASSIPINQTGMYVLTADDGANCIVTDSTFVETPQDAGLPADGVLCGDILTTNYGAASLFNWNTGATSPTITISTPGIYSVSVQEPRGCVLTDTINITGFDTFPTVNLGSDQSVCESLLLDAGNPGLSYLWSTGESSQQITITSSGLYSVEVSNSNNCTAKDTIGVLITPLPESEFSIPDTVIGGVSRRATFVNQSSFGSYLWEFGDGNSSTAISPSHTYADTGTYCVRLITTDLQNNCGSDTAEKCIVVLQYPVGIEEDILGTQLSIYPNPAFDLFSVEVKHPIQKELQVHLRDLNGRLIHKRSWNPGLQNPKIQFDISPYPPGIYILQVESSEGSLFKKISIQ, from the coding sequence ATGCATCTACTGCTTCCATATTCCAAGAAACTCACCGAAAAAGCCTTGCATATACTAGGCTGTTTAGCTCTATCATTATTATTTCCTCTTCATTCTTACGGATTTGCTCCTATTGTAGATCTTGGGGCAGATACCATAAGTTGTGGCAACTCGATTGTATTAGATGCTGGGAATGCCGGAGCTAGCTTCAATTGGAGCACTGGCGAAAGCAGCCAAAGTATCACAGTCAGCACAAGCGGAATTTATTGGGTAGATGTAACGGATGGAAGCGGAACTAGCAGAGATAGTATCGGAGTAAGTATCCTGAGTAATTTACCTACCCCTGTGCTTAATGATACGAGTATTTGTTTAGGAGAAGAATTAACTGTGAGTATACCGGATTTAGGAGATGGGACTGTTTGGTATGACAGCAGCACAGGAGGAAATCCGATAGGGTCTGGGAGTACCTTTACACTTAGCCCTGATGTTACCACCAATATTTATCCAGAGTATTTTCATTATGTATCGGATAGGGTTGGTTTGGTAGATACAACTTTTGGGACTATAAGATACTTGAGGTCTATTGGAAATGGACAAAGATTTAAAGTAGAAACTGCCGCAAAAGTTAATGCAATCCATACTTATGCAGATGGCCCGGTTACTTTTGAGCTCAGGGTGCACGATAGTGATGGAGATCTTTTGATGAGTAAGTCTGTTACTATACCCACAGCTTTCGTGAAAACGCGGATTCCAATTGGTATGGAGTTTCCCAAAGGAGAAGATTATACCATTACTGCCCATAATTTTAGTGGTGCAGGCTCACTGGCTATCAGTTTTTCTACAGTTCCTGCTTTTCCCTATACCATCCCCGGAGCATTTGAGGTTAAATCTTCATTTACTCCTTTTCCCAATAATAGGCTTTATTATTTCTTTGATTGGGAAGTAGAAATCCCAAGTTGTCCCGGTGCAAGGGGGCAAGCTGAAGTTAGTGTCTTGCCAACCCCTGAAATAAATCTGGGGAATGATACCATTTTATGCCAAGGAGTTGGAGGTCCACTTGTATTGGATGCAACAAACGCAGGAGCCAGTTATCTCTGGCAGGATGGAAGTACAAATCCCACGGTAACAGTCGTTGAAACAGATACATTCACCGTAATTGCCAATATTGGGAACTGTATAGATACAGATGAAATCGCTGTATTCGTCCTGGATGTACCTGATCCGTCCCTGCTCATGGATACAACTGTATGTGGCCCGCAGGAAGTGGTTTTATCTGGCGATATCGTTCCTACTCCTTCTTATGTTTTTTGGAGAGGTGAAAGTGGTGGGCTCTTGGAAGTAGCCCCTGATTATAGCCGTTTCATTGAAGATACTTTTCGCTTAAGTATTGAAAATGTCAATAGTAAATCCTTCCAATTAGGCCCAGAAGATCTTTCAATCTCCACTGCGGTTAGAAATGATGGATTTGATACCCGAGGGATAAAGTTTGATGCCCTACAAGATGTTCTAATTCGTAGCCTGGCAGTATTCCCCATTTCTACCCAAAATTTTTCCTTTGAGATCGTAGTATTAGATTCTAACAGAGTCGAAATTGGAAGGTATCCGCAATTCCTGGTCCCCCCCTATTCAAAAGAAGTATTGACTGTCAATATTTTCCTTCCGAAAGGGAACGGATATACACTTGAAGTTCAAAACCGTGTAGGGGGTAATATTTTCAGAAACGATCTTCCTGAACCAAAGTTCCCCTTTGTGTTAGAAGGCATTGCAAGGATACCCGCTTCTTCTTCCCTCACAAATACAGCAACCAATCAATACAATTATTTATATGATCTTGAGGTGGTACCATACACCACAAGTTGCAGGAGTCCCATTAGGAATGTTACCGTGAATGTGAATGTTCCCTTAAACATGCAGGATTCTATTTACTCTTGTACCGATTTCATTTTAGATCCTGGGGTATTTGCTACTAACTATTTATGGAATACAAACTCTCAGGCTTCTTCCATACCGATTAACCAAACAGGCATGTATGTGTTGACTGCCGATGATGGGGCAAATTGTATTGTAACGGATTCGACCTTTGTGGAAACCCCCCAGGATGCAGGATTACCAGCAGATGGGGTATTATGTGGAGATATATTGACTACCAATTATGGTGCAGCTTCCTTATTTAATTGGAATACAGGTGCCACTAGCCCAACAATTACCATCTCGACTCCAGGTATATATTCTGTTTCTGTCCAGGAACCCAGAGGATGTGTCCTGACAGATACCATTAATATTACTGGTTTTGATACGTTCCCCACAGTAAATCTCGGAAGTGATCAATCTGTCTGTGAATCCCTATTGCTTGATGCAGGGAATCCTGGTTTATCCTATCTATGGAGTACCGGAGAAAGCAGTCAGCAAATAACCATCACCTCTAGTGGGCTATATAGCGTTGAAGTAAGTAATTCTAATAATTGTACTGCAAAAGATACCATAGGCGTATTGATCACTCCTTTACCCGAATCAGAATTCTCCATTCCTGATACTGTAATAGGAGGAGTAAGCAGAAGGGCAACCTTTGTGAATCAATCTAGCTTTGGTTCCTATTTGTGGGAATTTGGTGATGGCAATAGCAGTACAGCCATTAGTCCCTCGCATACCTATGCAGATACCGGGACCTATTGTGTACGTTTGATAACCACAGATCTCCAGAACAACTGTGGATCAGATACGGCAGAGAAATGTATTGTCGTTCTTCAGTATCCCGTAGGCATTGAAGAAGATATTTTGGGAACACAATTATCCATTTATCCCAATCCAGCTTTCGATCTATTTTCTGTTGAAGTGAAGCATCCAATTCAGAAGGAACTCCAGGTCCATCTGCGAGATTTAAATGGGAGATTGATCCATAAGCGGAGTTGGAATCCAGGCCTCCAGAATCCAAAAATTCAATTTGATATTTCCCCTTACCCTCCCGGAATTTACATACTTCAAGTAGAAAGTAGTGAGGGAAGTCTATTTAAAAAGATCTCAATTCAATAG
- a CDS encoding sterol desaturase family protein translates to MQAYATALLFAIPGFVLLILIEAIYDKWKDKKTVKAMDTISSLSSGMTNTIKDSLGLAVALISYPFFLERMAVIQIGESWQLYAIAFVAMDFASYWSHRLNHSVNIFWNQHAIHHSSEEFNLPCALRQTISNLVTFGAIFLIPAAILGIPSKVIGIIAPLHLFLQFWYHTRHIGKLGILEYIIVTPSQHRVHHAINPIYLDKNLSAIFCIWDRVFGTFQEELDDVPPVYGITRPMATWNPFKINFMHVWLLMKDAWRASSWWDKLRIWFMPLGWRPEDVKEKYPVFKIEDVYNYEKYDSKASKALVNWSWMHLVVANLLLYFMLYQVSQGVEINIPVYGTLIFVSIYGYTALMDRDKYAVWVESIRGFFGFGWILFRGDWFGLNDIFFPATVAVACYFAASALGALYFHRKEIAQKEELGQVLVSNH, encoded by the coding sequence ATGCAGGCTTACGCTACCGCTTTATTATTTGCCATCCCTGGCTTTGTCTTACTTATCCTGATTGAAGCCATTTATGATAAATGGAAGGATAAGAAGACTGTCAAAGCTATGGATACCATTTCCAGCTTGAGTTCGGGTATGACCAATACCATCAAGGATTCTTTGGGATTGGCCGTTGCCCTTATCAGCTATCCTTTTTTCCTGGAAAGAATGGCTGTAATACAAATAGGGGAAAGCTGGCAATTGTATGCTATCGCTTTTGTAGCCATGGATTTCGCCAGTTACTGGTCGCATAGACTCAATCATTCCGTAAATATTTTCTGGAACCAACATGCTATTCACCATAGCAGCGAAGAGTTCAATTTGCCCTGTGCGTTAAGGCAAACCATTTCCAATCTGGTAACTTTCGGAGCCATTTTCCTGATACCTGCAGCCATTTTGGGCATTCCCTCTAAAGTTATAGGTATTATCGCTCCTTTGCATTTGTTCCTACAGTTCTGGTACCATACCCGCCACATTGGCAAATTGGGCATTCTGGAATATATCATTGTTACTCCTTCCCAACACAGGGTGCATCATGCGATCAATCCTATTTACCTGGATAAAAATCTAAGTGCTATTTTTTGTATTTGGGATCGGGTGTTTGGCACCTTTCAGGAAGAACTGGATGATGTACCGCCAGTGTATGGAATAACTCGGCCTATGGCAACCTGGAATCCTTTCAAGATCAATTTTATGCATGTCTGGCTACTCATGAAAGATGCCTGGCGAGCCAGTAGCTGGTGGGATAAACTGAGGATTTGGTTCATGCCTTTAGGATGGAGACCCGAAGATGTCAAAGAAAAATACCCGGTCTTTAAGATTGAGGATGTGTACAATTATGAAAAGTATGATTCAAAAGCTTCCAAAGCTTTGGTCAATTGGTCCTGGATGCATTTAGTTGTAGCCAATCTCCTCCTCTATTTTATGCTGTATCAGGTTTCACAGGGAGTTGAGATCAATATTCCTGTATATGGTACGTTGATTTTTGTGAGTATATATGGATATACTGCTCTGATGGATAGAGATAAATATGCTGTTTGGGTGGAAAGTATCAGAGGCTTCTTTGGATTTGGATGGATTCTCTTTAGAGGGGATTGGTTTGGATTAAATGATATTTTCTTTCCGGCTACAGTGGCTGTCGCATGCTATTTTGCAGCCTCTGCATTAGGTGCTCTATATTTTCATCGAAAAGAAATCGCCCAAAAAGAAGAATTGGGTCAGGTACTTGTTTCTAATCACTAG
- the neuB gene encoding N-acetylneuraminate synthase: MQPTLIIAEAGVNHNGDLNLAKELIAAAAMAGADYVKFQTFKAEKIVSKKAKQAEYQVKNIGESSGQFEMLKKLELDVDAHHILMEEADRLGIKFLSTAFDLDSIDLLAELDLGLWKIPSGEITNLPYLRKIAFQQEPTVISTGMSTLEEVGAAIEILLAHGASREKLWVLHCNTEYPTPMKDVHLRAMYQIQETFGIKVGYSDHTLGIEVPVAAVAMGATCIEKHFTLDRNMQGPDHKASLEPDELNQMISMIRNIELALGEKEKKPSPSEKKNITIVRKSIHLKHDLPAGTSLTAEDLIMLRPGDGISPMKLEDLLGKELRHPLKSGHKLAIQDFS, translated from the coding sequence ATGCAACCCACCTTAATTATCGCTGAAGCTGGTGTAAACCATAATGGCGACCTGAATCTTGCTAAAGAGTTGATAGCAGCTGCTGCTATGGCAGGGGCGGATTATGTGAAGTTTCAGACATTTAAGGCTGAGAAAATAGTAAGCAAGAAAGCCAAACAAGCTGAATACCAGGTCAAGAATATAGGAGAATCATCCGGTCAATTTGAGATGCTCAAAAAGCTTGAGCTGGATGTAGATGCTCATCATATCCTCATGGAGGAGGCCGATAGACTGGGAATTAAGTTTCTTTCAACTGCTTTTGACCTCGACAGCATTGACTTATTGGCTGAACTGGATTTGGGATTATGGAAAATACCCTCCGGGGAGATTACCAATCTCCCGTATCTACGAAAAATTGCATTTCAGCAAGAACCAACTGTCATTTCGACGGGTATGTCAACCCTTGAAGAAGTAGGTGCAGCAATAGAGATCCTTTTGGCTCATGGAGCATCAAGAGAAAAACTTTGGGTTTTACACTGCAATACGGAGTATCCAACTCCCATGAAGGATGTTCATTTAAGAGCAATGTATCAGATTCAGGAAACCTTCGGAATCAAAGTAGGCTATTCTGATCACACCCTGGGGATAGAGGTACCGGTAGCAGCGGTAGCAATGGGTGCCACTTGTATAGAAAAACATTTTACCCTTGATAGGAATATGCAGGGCCCAGATCACAAGGCCTCCCTGGAGCCCGATGAGTTAAATCAGATGATTAGCATGATCCGCAATATTGAATTGGCATTGGGAGAAAAAGAGAAGAAACCTTCTCCTTCAGAAAAGAAGAATATCACTATAGTCAGGAAAAGTATACATCTGAAACACGACCTTCCAGCAGGCACGTCATTGACCGCTGAAGATCTTATCATGCTCAGACCGGGTGATGGAATTTCTCCTATGAAGCTCGAGGATTTATTAGGAAAAGAATTGAGGCATCCTTTGAAAAGTGGACATAAACTTGCCATTCAGGATTTTTCATAA
- a CDS encoding nucleotidyltransferase family protein yields MNSYKENTIITTQSMRDALERINEIPNGSLTLFITSEDGKMEGTLTDGDIRRALLKGFDLNAPVEQFMNKNFRYLKKCEFDLNDVESAKNGKVSLLPMLDKEKRISRIIDFSVKRSVLPIDAVIMAGGRGSRLQPLTDETPKPLLKVNDKPIIEYNTDQLSRYGIDNIYITVKYLGDQILRYFGDGSERGINFQYVKETQPLGTLGAISKIDAFENPYVLVMNSDLLTNIDYEDFFRSFMESDADLTIATTPYEVNVPYAVLESQNDRIVSFKEKPTYTYYSNAGIYLMKRSFTESIPKETFYNATDLIESLIQSGKKVTHYPILGYWLDIGKPEDFKKAQEDVTKIKF; encoded by the coding sequence ATGAATTCTTATAAAGAAAACACCATTATCACCACCCAGAGTATGAGAGATGCTCTGGAACGGATCAATGAAATTCCCAATGGATCTCTGACGCTCTTTATTACAAGTGAAGACGGAAAAATGGAAGGTACGCTGACGGATGGTGATATCCGAAGAGCACTTTTAAAAGGATTTGACCTAAATGCGCCGGTAGAGCAATTTATGAACAAGAATTTCAGGTACCTCAAAAAGTGTGAATTTGACCTGAATGATGTAGAGAGTGCAAAAAATGGGAAGGTAAGTCTGCTTCCTATGCTGGATAAAGAAAAGCGTATCTCAAGAATTATTGACTTTTCGGTAAAGAGAAGTGTTCTACCTATAGACGCAGTCATTATGGCCGGCGGAAGAGGTTCCAGACTTCAGCCTCTGACGGATGAGACTCCAAAGCCTCTTCTTAAAGTAAATGATAAACCCATTATTGAATACAATACAGATCAGTTATCCCGATATGGGATTGACAATATTTACATCACCGTCAAATATCTGGGAGACCAAATCCTCCGATATTTTGGAGATGGATCTGAGAGAGGGATAAATTTTCAATATGTCAAAGAGACCCAACCTCTGGGAACTCTAGGGGCAATCAGTAAGATCGATGCATTTGAGAATCCCTATGTTCTGGTGATGAATTCCGATCTCCTGACCAATATAGACTATGAAGATTTTTTCAGATCATTCATGGAGTCTGATGCAGACCTTACAATCGCAACTACTCCCTATGAAGTGAATGTTCCATATGCTGTGCTCGAATCTCAAAATGATCGCATTGTTTCATTCAAAGAGAAGCCCACTTATACCTATTATTCAAATGCAGGTATTTACCTGATGAAACGCTCATTTACAGAGTCTATTCCCAAGGAGACTTTCTACAATGCCACAGATTTGATTGAATCCCTGATACAGTCAGGCAAAAAAGTGACCCATTATCCGATTCTGGGGTATTGGCTTGACATAGGTAAGCCTGAAGATTTCAAAAAAGCCCAGGAGGACGTTACTAAAATCAAATTTTAA
- a CDS encoding Gfo/Idh/MocA family oxidoreductase: MSTAPVKILVVGCGNMGASHARAYHKMPEFEIVGLVSRGESKERLSKELGGYPTFSSYEEALATTKPDAVSINTYPDTHAAYVKKALEADCHIFVEKPLANTVEECEEIKRMVLKHGKKMVIGYILRVHPAWEKFIELAQELGKPLVMRMNLNQQSHGSTWETHKSLMQTMSPIVDCGVHYVDVMCLMTKSKPVMVNGIGARLSDELVPGMYNYGHLQVKFEDGSVGWYEAGWGPMMSETAFFVKDVVGPKGSVSIMDKGIGDEGSDDVDSHSKTNALLVHHSATDENGNFAKKDEVVSTKDEPDHQGLCDLEQAYFLKAIREDIDLTQHLDDAINSLRIVLAADESFKTGKTVYL, from the coding sequence ATGTCAACAGCCCCTGTAAAAATCCTCGTAGTTGGATGTGGCAATATGGGAGCCTCACATGCGAGAGCCTACCACAAAATGCCTGAATTTGAAATCGTCGGTTTGGTAAGCCGTGGAGAAAGTAAAGAAAGACTTTCTAAGGAATTGGGAGGCTATCCTACCTTTTCTTCATATGAGGAAGCCTTAGCAACAACAAAACCGGATGCCGTTTCTATAAATACTTATCCGGATACCCATGCAGCCTATGTGAAGAAGGCTCTGGAAGCTGATTGCCATATTTTCGTAGAAAAACCTTTGGCCAATACCGTTGAAGAATGCGAAGAAATCAAGCGCATGGTTCTCAAACATGGCAAAAAAATGGTCATTGGATATATCCTGCGGGTACATCCGGCCTGGGAGAAATTCATCGAACTTGCACAAGAGCTGGGGAAACCCCTGGTTATGCGTATGAATCTCAATCAACAGAGCCACGGAAGTACCTGGGAAACACACAAAAGCCTCATGCAGACCATGTCTCCCATAGTTGACTGTGGTGTGCACTATGTAGATGTCATGTGTCTGATGACCAAATCAAAACCAGTCATGGTTAATGGTATAGGTGCCAGGCTTTCAGATGAGCTAGTTCCCGGAATGTATAACTATGGTCATTTGCAGGTTAAATTTGAAGATGGCTCTGTGGGCTGGTATGAAGCAGGCTGGGGTCCGATGATGAGTGAAACAGCCTTTTTTGTGAAAGATGTTGTTGGTCCAAAAGGAAGCGTAAGCATTATGGATAAAGGCATCGGAGATGAAGGTTCGGATGATGTAGACTCTCATTCCAAAACAAATGCCCTGCTTGTCCATCATTCTGCAACCGATGAAAACGGAAATTTCGCAAAAAAGGATGAAGTTGTAAGTACGAAGGATGAGCCGGATCATCAGGGTTTATGCGATTTAGAACAAGCTTATTTCCTAAAAGCTATTAGAGAAGATATTGATTTGACACAACACCTGGATGATGCGATCAATAGTTTGCGAATAGTTTTGGCAGCTGATGAATCCTTTAAAACTGGCAAAACTGTATATTTGTAA
- a CDS encoding pyridoxal-dependent decarboxylase, which yields MSVDLLRQIAHYEKISRQLDPDHEQRSAWGQAGLEHVLMFLQNIKGRKMFWLGPDQAKKVLDYTPPDKGIELEEVLQLIHEELDEKGLKASSGGHMAYIPGGGLFPSGLADLIAAICNYYSGAFYVAPGAVRIENILIRWVGEMIGYDPKICQGNLSSGGSYAGLIAMHTAREHLKISSRDIPQTVIYLSQQTHHALEKALKVIGMKEAIYRKVPMDEDFRMIPGELEALIQEDLAKGLKPAILIGSMGTTDVGAVDPLDKLADISEKYGLWFHADAAYGGFFMLLEEFKQKYPGLSRTDSMVIDPHKGLFMPWGTGMVVVREGKKLLNTFASDAAYLQDLIEDDIEYSPSDLSPELTRHFRGLRVWLPLQLFGVDSFKAALREKLLLTQYAFHRFQQMEGIELPLHPQLTVILFRSLAPVEDTNAFNQNLIKAILEDGRIFISSTKIDGKIYLRLTILHFRTHLEEVKLFFDILETQRQSLLAQDKAD from the coding sequence ATGAGTGTAGATCTCCTGCGACAGATCGCCCATTATGAAAAAATATCCCGGCAACTGGACCCGGATCATGAACAACGATCAGCCTGGGGACAGGCAGGTCTTGAGCATGTTCTGATGTTTTTACAAAATATCAAAGGCCGTAAAATGTTTTGGCTGGGTCCAGATCAAGCAAAAAAAGTACTCGATTATACCCCCCCTGATAAAGGTATAGAACTGGAAGAAGTCCTGCAGCTCATCCATGAAGAACTGGATGAAAAAGGATTGAAAGCTTCCTCCGGAGGTCATATGGCATATATACCCGGAGGCGGGTTATTCCCATCCGGATTAGCTGACTTAATTGCCGCTATTTGCAACTATTATTCAGGAGCATTTTATGTGGCACCTGGTGCTGTGCGAATAGAAAACATCCTCATCAGATGGGTAGGTGAAATGATTGGCTATGATCCAAAAATCTGCCAGGGAAATCTGAGTTCAGGAGGATCATATGCGGGCCTCATAGCCATGCATACCGCTCGGGAACATCTGAAGATCTCTTCTCGGGATATCCCTCAGACGGTTATTTACCTTAGCCAACAAACCCATCATGCCCTGGAGAAAGCATTGAAGGTAATCGGGATGAAAGAGGCGATCTATCGCAAGGTTCCTATGGATGAAGATTTCCGGATGATTCCCGGAGAATTAGAAGCTTTGATTCAGGAAGATTTGGCCAAGGGCTTAAAACCTGCCATCCTGATTGGATCTATGGGAACTACTGATGTTGGAGCAGTTGACCCCTTGGATAAACTTGCAGACATATCGGAGAAATATGGGCTCTGGTTTCATGCAGATGCTGCTTATGGTGGTTTTTTTATGCTTTTGGAAGAGTTCAAACAGAAATATCCTGGCCTATCCAGAACAGATTCTATGGTCATAGATCCTCACAAAGGACTCTTTATGCCCTGGGGAACAGGAATGGTCGTTGTTCGAGAAGGTAAGAAACTCTTGAACACTTTTGCCTCTGATGCAGCCTATTTGCAGGACCTGATAGAAGATGACATCGAATATTCTCCTTCTGACCTTTCCCCGGAACTGACACGACATTTCCGAGGTCTCCGCGTCTGGCTTCCCCTTCAACTCTTTGGTGTAGATAGTTTCAAGGCAGCCTTAAGAGAAAAACTCCTGCTCACCCAATATGCCTTTCATAGATTTCAGCAAATGGAGGGCATAGAACTTCCTTTGCACCCTCAACTAACAGTCATCCTGTTTAGAAGTCTGGCTCCTGTTGAGGATACAAATGCTTTTAACCAAAATCTCATCAAGGCCATACTGGAAGATGGCAGAATTTTCATTTCTTCTACTAAAATTGACGGAAAAATTTACCTCCGCCTTACGATCTTACATTTCAGAACCCATCTGGAAGAAGTGAAACTATTCTTTGATATCCTTGAGACTCAAAGACAAAGCTTATTGGCACAGGATAAAGCAGATTAA